The sequence below is a genomic window from Candidatus Lokiarchaeota archaeon.
GGTGGTGAGAGTAAGCTCAATACCCGACCTTACGAAGGTGTTTTCCACCACATTGATATCAGTGCTGTAATAGAGAGACAGACCTCCGTGCACCGACATGACATCTGTGACTGTGTTGTTTCTGACTGTTATGTCATTTCCCTGCCAGACTCGAATTCCGTAACCACCCGGTATATTGGAAACTGTGTTGTTTTCAACAATGCCTTCTGGCCGAAAGCAGTAGATTCCCGAGTTGGGGCTGTCCACGGTATTGTTGATGATATCTACGGGGGCCTCCATTGCCCCGATACCTCGGTTCTTGTCCACTACGGTGTTGTTGTAAACAAGACTATGATTTCCCGTGGTGACGATGCGCACACCCCACCCAGCTTTGGTGGTAGCAGACGCAAGTAGGTTTCCCCGAATCTCGAAGTGGGACTGTACGTTCTCAATGTAGATGCAATCACCATCTGTGGTGATGTTGTACCCTTCTATGATGTAGGGGTTGCTCTGGCTACCGTTCCCAGGAAAACCGTAGTCAGTAAAGTTGGCATCATCTATGATTGTTATCGGGCCATGGTTGGTATATCCTGTTGCTGCTGGTTCTATGATTTCTAGCGGTCCTGATGTAGCATCTTCCGTGGTGGCTGTTAATCCATTCTCTGCAAACATGGGTGTTACAGCAGGAAGCAGGAGAACGAGCGCAAGGGCTAATATAGAAATGTGTTTTATTTTCAAGTAGTTCACCAGTGGTAAAGATTCGTTAGTGGTTATTTTGGGCCCCAAGGGGGCGTAGTCCGCCCGCGAGCGTCGCTCCTACTAATAAGCATTTATAGTTTGTATTATTACAATAATGAGAATAATGGCAATTACTAAAAAAATAAAATTATGAAAAGGAGCATTAATCAGGTGAATTCGGTCTGCATATAGTATCTCTGGTGGTATATGCTTGGAAAATTACACAGTGTATATGAAACCAAACTGCTGCATGAGATTGAATGCTATATGATCAGTCCATCAAGCAGCAACAAAAACCCACTGCATAGATATCATTCCAGTAGAGAGCAAAATCAACCCCGCTAGGACAATCTGCAGCTTATACCCCTCACTGAGAAAACGGGAACAATAGGATCCAATCAAAGAGCCTAGGAAACCAATCATGAAAAATCCCAGAGCCACTAAGAGCCCAAGTCGTTGGAAAATTACAAACTGAGTAACAGTAGATAATGAAGTGAAAAGAACCATCAAACTACCGGTTCCAGCCGCAAATTCAGCGGCAAGGCCTAACTCCAACATCAATGGAACTTTCAATAAGCCGCCCCCGATACCTACACTTCCTGCAAGTATACCTGCACATAAGGCACCGACTATCCCCAAACATTTCTGTCGGAATGATTTGGGTTCACATGTGGCAGCCGACTTCTGTGTTTCTGCTGAGGATTCAGGGACTTGACTACAATCATCACCATTCAGTATATGATGTCGCTTCTCCTTGGCAGAATAGAGTGTCTTGAGTCCGGTTAGACTCAGAACCAGAACCAATAGGACTAACAGAATCGTTCCAGGAAGGAACATATTTAGTTGGACACCGATAAGGGTACCGGCGATTGTGAATGGCTCCATCAAGAATGCGAATTTGTACATAACCTTCTTGTTCCTTATGTTGAGTAGGACTGCTCCTGTAGCCACCCCCAAGATGATAGCTTTGGATAACGGAATAGCCTCGTGAGGGGTTAAGATACCTACTATCAGAAGAACCGGGGTAAAGAAGCCGCCTCCGCCAATACCAGTAGAACCTGCCAAGCTTGCAAAAAGTAAGACCAGGAATACGATAATCACGAGATTATGCATTCGTTTGAAACCTCAATCAGCTCAATAGCTATGATGATTTCGGCATTTTCCTAACTGCGGGTCATTAAGGGGCATTAATAAAATTACATATGCGGTATTGGTGCAAATACCTAATTCTTCGACAATCATTTCATCAGTTAGCTGGCTTCTTAATTATGGCTGGATTCACTTCTCCGGGCAGCAGAGCCATTGGCATGTTCACGTTACAGAAGAATAAATAGTAGTCTTTCATTTGTTAGACCGAACAATAATGAGTGATTCACGACTGCAGCACAGCAAACGAAGTTTCTCCGTGTTTGCAATCCTTGCAAGCATCATCATGGGGATCCTATTATTCCAGTTCGCTGGCGTTGTCTTCGTACAGCTGGGAATTGAACCCTGGCTTGTTATTGTCATTATCATTGGATCTCTTCTAGGTAGCATGGTGAACATACCTGTTACCACAATTCAATCACAATCCGACAAATGCCCCGATGCTGAGTATGTCTCACTATGGGGATTCAGCTATCGTGTCGTGCAACCTGACTGCCCGGGCGAGACGCTTATCAGTGTTAATCTTGGTGGGGCGGTAATTCCAGTTCTTGTAAGCGCCTATTTGCTTCTCATTCACCCTCAAACGATTCCGGTTGCACTGTTAGGCATTCTCATCGTATCAGTCTTTGTCAAGGCGATTGCCAGAGTCGAGCCTAATGTGGGGATTGTAACACCTGGACTGCTCCCCCCTCTCGTTGCAGGTATTGCCTCAACTGCGCTTATGCTGTTCCTACCGGGGATGTTCAGTCCGCATGTTCTTGCTTACGTATCAGGCACACTCGGTACGCTGATTGGAGCCGATCTACTTAACCTCAACAAGATCGCCGAACTGCAAACAGGTAGCGCTTCAATTGGCGGTGCAGGAACCTGGGATGGGGTCTTCCTTGCTGGTTTGCTAGCCGTCTTCTTTGTTTAGACAACAAACATAGAATCCTAATCCTGAGGAGTTTTCAGAAGATGCGCTTTAGACATGCTGATTTGCGAATTGAAGAATCTATCATGTGATTACTTTTGTCTCATCTTCTGGCACGTCACAACTCTCGCGGAAGGGTTTCACAGGATGTTCCTGGCATTTCACAAACGTCAAAGAGACCAGCTTAGAACACATCCGACCACACAAAACCAAATAGGGCCATAACCTTAAATCAAATCTGTTGGACATTCACTCAGGGTATCAAAATGATGGTCAGAGTTCGGATGGATGACCAGAGGCAGATTCGAATCCCGAAGAAAGCAGGAATCGAAGGAGATACGTTTTTCCTTCTCACTCTTGGATCTTACCATATTCTCATTCCTGTTCCTTCAGAGAAGCCAGAACTGGATATCGAGGGCTCCATTTCAGATCTTCTTAAACGAGCAGAAACCGAAATTTCTGAGGATGTATCCAAGAGGTGGAGGAGGAAAGAGCAAGAGTGCTGATTGAGAATGATATGGTTTTAGCCTTCTATAAAAAGAAGAATCATCTAAAATCTCATGCAACCCGTCTCTTCTCAAAGATCGAACGGGGTGATTTTGGAACAGTTGTAATTCCTAGCGTCTTCTCAATTGAGTTGTACTACGTCTTGGATAAACTCACTAACGTATCATCCGTTCGTGATGTCATAGGACATATTGTGACATTCCCCCATCTTTCAGTTATTCCATTCACACCTGAGCATCAACTAGCGGCGCTCTATCTTTTGGAGAATTATCATCTGGGATCCATCTTTGATGCAATCTATGCCGCAGTTTCACTTAGTGATGACAATCCAGATAGCATCATTGTATCAACAGATCATGTCTATGACAGAATAGAAGGTTTAACCAGACTGAATCCAACTGATGTCTAGCCCAATTGAATATCTAGAGAGATAGAACCATGCGATTAGCATATTTCGCGTTTAAGGTGATGAACAAAGCTAGGCTCCATCAAGCAAGCTTTGGAATTATCTTCCACAACGAAATTACAGTTCACGCTCATACAACACGAAGCGGCGGCCCTCGTATTTCTTGGGGATGATCAGCATCGTTTCTGACCATTCGGTGGCATTGGGTCCCAGAAAGAAGGCAATTTGATCCAGCTCGTGTCTTTCAGACTCCTCAAGCAATCGAGCAACTGTATCGATGAAGATGCCTCTATCGAGCGCAAAAATAGTGACGGCAACGCGTTCAGATCCATTTCTGCTGACATCCTCCGTGAAGTACATCGCTTCTATCGAGCCATGGTCGTTTACTATGATGTAGAAATCGGTTTCTTCATTCAGTCTTCTGAGACCTTGAAGTGTTGGCATTTCGAATTCCCATGAAACGGGGATTTTCGAACCTTGAAAGAGGCCAGTTTCTTTCGCCATTTTGTGAAGCCGCCTGGGATCGATTCTTAGTGGCTTGATAGTAGGACTTGGTTTCGGTCGTTTCGGGAAGGGTGCATCCAGTCGGAAGTATCCAACTTGCTCGGTGAGTTCAAAACCTACCTTCTCTGCCACATGCATAGATGCCTTGTTACGCGAGCTAGTGGCGTACCACATCCGCGCGTAGCCTTCATCTTGAGCTGTATCGACCAAGTGTTCTACGATTTCGGTTGCCTTTCCTTCTTCACGGTAATCCTCATGAACTCGCAGGCCTTTCGCCCAGGTGACCCCGCCCCGAGAGATAGGGACCATAGCGATTATTGCAATCAATTTGTCGTCGTCGAGTGTGCCAAGCACAATGGTGTCCTCATCCTCTACCCATTGGCTGAATCGGTTTGGCACGTAATCATTACCACTCCATATGCCTGCACATAGCTCGTCCACGAGGGCCTGGTCCTCTTTTCTGAGCCGCCGAATCTCAGAAGTCATACTAATCTGGTCAACTAACGGCTTTATGAATCCCGGAGATTGATGCATTCCATCAAGAAACGATTGAGAGCCGATGTTATGGTCTGCATTACTTGGGTTTGCGAAGAATGATACAGTAATGATGATGCGTGTTTGATACATACGTTGTCGGAAAGCCCCAGCAACCAAGCCGTTTGTTATCTTGACACCAGATTTGTTCCTGCTTGAGATCATAGGTCTTTGAAAGAAACCTAGCCAAATCCCACGCTATGGCCTTCAAATCTCCATCAGTATCACGCATATTCTGGGCGATAATAGTGAGATAGGATCCATCTCTCATAAGCTCGTAGTAACCTTCGATTGTTTTCGTTACAGCCTGAAGATAGTCATTGTACGATTCTATGTTTCCAATATCAACATCCAAATCGCTATAGTATTCTTTCAGCCCCTCTTCTCTACGTTCCTTCTGTGTTGTAACATTATTACCCCTGGATTTCCTCAGCATATTCCAATAAGGTGGACTTGTTATCAGGTAATCGAAGGTGGGTGAATCTCCATCAAAATGATTCCGAAGAAGGGGAGCCCCTTTCATCGCATCGTCTAGAATGACTTTATGATCACCATGGCCTTCATGTTTAGTGATTTGCTCTTTGGCGATTCTAGCGAATTTGGGAACCAGCTCGATACTAACAGAATTCCGTCCGAGTGTTTTGCATGCTACTGCAGTGCTACCGACGCCAGCAAAGGGATCAAGCACCCATTCTCCACTATTGGTAAAAAACCGAACAAATCTCTCCACGAGCTCTTCCGGGAATTTGCCCGGGTGTTGAACTTGCTTGGAGTTACGGGCTTTTGGATTCAGAACGAACCATGATTTCGTTGCTTTGACCCACTCTTTACCATTCAGTTCGTTCAATCGCTTTGAGCGAGATTCATCATGGTTATTCAAGGTAGGCTCCTACTTTCGTGTTGATGAGCTCCTTAATGAAGCATGCTACTGAGGCTCTGGATTTTCAAGACTTGACTGGATGCTTCTGTTGATTGCAACTTCGCCAACGTCAGAACAGTAGGAGGCGATTCGTTCCATGTGAAGCAGCAAAAGGGCCGGCTTCGCCCCGAGGCCATTTGGCGAAGTACCCATCTTAGACAGCTTGTCAGCAATGTCCTCCGCAGCGTGCAATGCCTCAAACGTTTCCTCGGCTTTGTAGGAAACGCTCCCATTTTCTCGTAGGTGATCTGAAGCGCGCTCATTGGAGAAGAATGCAGTTTTTGTTTTGTTATATACTCGAAGTAGTTCGTGAGCTGTTTCAGCAATGGAATCCAAAGATGCAATTGATTCGCCTAGATGTTCAACGGCACCACAAACGTGATCTGCCATACGCTCAACATACTTGGCAGCGAGACTGAAATGCAGACAATCTGAGCTAGGTATCCCAATCTTCCGAGCGTAGGAAGGATCACGAAGCGCAAGATGACAAAGGCGTTCTACAAAATACCTGTGTCGATCTACATCCTCATCCCGCATGAG
It includes:
- a CDS encoding GNAT family N-acetyltransferase produces the protein MISSRNKSGVKITNGLVAGAFRQRMYQTRIIITVSFFANPSNADHNIGSQSFLDGMHQSPGFIKPLVDQISMTSEIRRLRKEDQALVDELCAGIWSGNDYVPNRFSQWVEDEDTIVLGTLDDDKLIAIIAMVPISRGGVTWAKGLRVHEDYREEGKATEIVEHLVDTAQDEGYARMWYATSSRNKASMHVAEKVGFELTEQVGYFRLDAPFPKRPKPSPTIKPLRIDPRRLHKMAKETGLFQGSKIPVSWEFEMPTLQGLRRLNEETDFYIIVNDHGSIEAMYFTEDVSRNGSERVAVTIFALDRGIFIDTVARLLEESERHELDQIAFFLGPNATEWSETMLIIPKKYEGRRFVLYEREL
- a CDS encoding TSUP family transporter — translated: MHNLVIIVFLVLLFASLAGSTGIGGGGFFTPVLLIVGILTPHEAIPLSKAIILGVATGAVLLNIRNKKVMYKFAFLMEPFTIAGTLIGVQLNMFLPGTILLVLLVLVLSLTGLKTLYSAKEKRHHILNGDDCSQVPESSAETQKSAATCEPKSFRQKCLGIVGALCAGILAGSVGIGGGLLKVPLMLELGLAAEFAAGTGSLMVLFTSLSTVTQFVIFQRLGLLVALGFFMIGFLGSLIGSYCSRFLSEGYKLQIVLAGLILLSTGMISMQWVFVAA
- a CDS encoding PIN domain-containing protein, with the translated sequence MEEERARVLIENDMVLAFYKKKNHLKSHATRLFSKIERGDFGTVVIPSVFSIELYYVLDKLTNVSSVRDVIGHIVTFPHLSVIPFTPEHQLAALYLLENYHLGSIFDAIYAAVSLSDDNPDSIIVSTDHVYDRIEGLTRLNPTDV
- a CDS encoding DUF1614 domain-containing protein — translated: MSDSRLQHSKRSFSVFAILASIIMGILLFQFAGVVFVQLGIEPWLVIVIIIGSLLGSMVNIPVTTIQSQSDKCPDAEYVSLWGFSYRVVQPDCPGETLISVNLGGAVIPVLVSAYLLLIHPQTIPVALLGILIVSVFVKAIARVEPNVGIVTPGLLPPLVAGIASTALMLFLPGMFSPHVLAYVSGTLGTLIGADLLNLNKIAELQTGSASIGGAGTWDGVFLAGLLAVFFV